From the genome of Anopheles merus strain MAF chromosome X, AmerM5.1, whole genome shotgun sequence, one region includes:
- the LOC121592852 gene encoding protein ILRUN, giving the protein MDPTDEEASANQLSSDDIEQNFLTQFSSMVTTDKEELIHQFQSIGENVNYSTATFFLDMTNWNLQAAVGCYFDFMAQNRQPSMKLLNDITVGKGEKITPNTAIKLTWLLQNNGEVAWPSGTYVSLRQIPNLREQNIPLSYEDLKYYVPAVLPNDTVTVSVQLVSPSTVGLFETVWSIYTPSGISFGDNIISRIEVSADGTMAVTQQFSHLQTSSTAELNPQQNAPESQPNQLDDSEMWG; this is encoded by the exons atggaTCCCACCGATGAGGAGGCATCGGCTAACCAGCTGTCGTCCGACGATATCGAGCAAAACTTCCTGACGCAGTTTAGCT CGATGGTGACAACGGACAAGGAGGAGCTGATCCACCAGTTTCAGTCGATCGGCGAGAACGTTAATTACTCCACGGCGACCTTCTTTCTCGATATGACCAACTG GAATCTGCAGGCCGCGGTAGGATGTTACTTCGATTTTATGGCCCAAAATCGGCAACCGTCGATGAAGCTGCTCAACGACATCACAGTAGGCAAGGGCGAGAAGATCACACCAAACACAGC TATCAAGCTGACCTGGCTGCTGCAGAACAACGGCGAGGTGGCGTGGCCAAGCGGCACGTACGTGAGCCTGCGCCAGATCCCCAACCTGCGGGAGCAAAACATTCCGCTGTCGTACGAGGACCTGAAGTACTACGTGCCTGCCGTGCTGCCGAACGATACGGTGACCGTCTCGGTGCAGCTGGTCAGCCCGTCCACGGTCGGGCTGTTCGAAACCGTCTGGTCGATCTACACCCCGAGCGGCATCAGCTTCGGAG ATAACATCATTTCGCGGATCGAGGTAAGCGCGGACGGCACGATGGCGGTCACGCAACAGTTTTCCCATCTGCAAACTAGCTCCACCGCCGAGCTGAATCCGCAGCAGAACGCCCCGGAGTCACAG CCGAACCAGCTCGACGATAGCGAAATGTGGGGATAG
- the LOC121588032 gene encoding mucin-2-like, whose protein sequence is MRHSLMPTVIGTILLVVVPLVARSQELAAVSGAAVRCETVGTLPADETDRCSGAYYRCELRPTDSVPVPVAAQCPDGRVYSREAHQCVDAATVGCGGIPLAGPREVGFQCTSSGRFPDLDAPDCKAYFLCTKNTDGSLIPARVTCPGTTIFSPEKMSCVSSPPNVCPQATTTVPPPGTAVTPGPFVCPGEGRYANEQSPDCQTYYLCLYSGSSLVAQLTRCASSMVFFPAEGRCVSSDQYSCPNLVTPSPTVPTTTSTTSQSTPEPSTIIPLTTPGSATPEPTPEPSTNIPLTTPGSGTPEQTPEPSTNIPLTTPGSATPDPTSEPSTNIPLTTPGSTTPEPTPESSTIIPLTTPGSTTPEPTPEPSTIIPQTTPGSGTPEPTPEASTIIPLTTPGSATPKPTPEPSTNIPLTTPGSTTPEPTPEPSTNIPLTTPGSTTPEPTPESSTIIPQTTPGSATSEVTPEPTTNIPLTTPGMTSSSTGAELTPEPTTNIPLTTSGPGSTATTPEATPEATTKIPLTTPGTGAASTTNLPQTTPDEGPFPTTPAPTAEPTTAIPLTTPGAVTPTTPSVPVPTTTTTPEPRTDLPLTTTPGLEPSSTTTDAATTTTTDSVDGTDTTDRSDATDGPTNTLPTTTTTSGAFQCPNEGRFPSPDATGCESYVLCVRNSLGTLTPLQFTCPPTTIFSPSRAMCVSAALHACGQETTSVAPPATTTSTVPPPPPPTPTPFQCPDVGRFPNPDSLYCKSYYLCLYSLADGNTNLISVELSCPTGAIFATDASRCVKAEGYRCGVGGGATTAGPETTTTAATTTTTTTTTTTPAPTTTTLGLEGACRTAGKFPTGVDCRSYQFCVQLPSGDLVEFIFQCPGTTQYDEQKRACSDRYVCTRGLM, encoded by the exons ATGCGTCATTCGCTGATGCCGACAGTGATTGGGACAAttttgctggtggtggtaccgCTAGTGGCCCGCTCGCAGGAGCTGGCGGCAGTGAGTGGTGCAGCAGTGCGGTGCGAAACGGTCGGCACGCTTCCGGCCGACGAGACGGACCGGTGCAGTGGCGCGTACTATCGCTGTGAGCTGCGACCAACGGACAGCGTGCCGGTTCCGGTCGCTGCGCAATGTCCCGACGGGCGCGTGTACTCGCGCGAAGCGCACCAGTGCGTGGACGCGGCGACGGTCGGGTGTGGCGGCATTCCGCTGGCCGGGCCGCGTGAGGTCGGCTTCCAGTGTACGTCCAGCGGCAGGTTTCCCGATCTGGACGCGCCCGACTGCAAGGCGTACTTTCTGTGCACGAAGAACACGGACGGTTCGCTGATACCGGCCCGGGTGACCTGCCCGGGGACGACCATCTTTTCGCCGGAAAAGATGTCGTGCGTTTCGTCGCCGCCCAATGTGTGCCCGCAGGCCACGACGACGGTGCCGCCGCCGGGCACAGCCGTCACGCCCGGACCGTTCGTGTGTCCCGGCGAGGGCCGGTACGCGAACGAGCAGTCGCCCGACTGCCAAACGTACTACCTCTGCCTGTACTCTGGGAGCAGTCTGGTGGCGCAGCTGACGCGGTGCGCCTCCTCGATGGTGTTCTTTCCGGCTGAGGGCAGATGCGTTTCCTCCGACCAGTACAGCTGCCCGAATCTGGTGACGCCGTCACCGACGGTCCCGACGACGACTTCAACGACGTCGCAATCAACGCCTGAGCCATCAACGATCATCCCGCTGACGACGCCAGGGTCTGCAACTCCTGAGCCAACGCCTGAACCTTCAACCAATATCCCGCTGACGACGCCAGGTTCTGGAACTCCTGAGCAAACGCCTGAACCTTCTACAAATATCCCGCTGACGACACCAGGTTCTGCAACTCCTGACCCAACTTCCGAACCATCAACGAATATCCCGTTGACTACACCAGGCTCCACAACTCCTGAGCCAACGCCTGAGTCATCAACGATCATCCCGCTGACGACACCAGGCTCCACAACTCCTGAGCCAACGCCTGAGCCATCAACGATCATCCCGCAGACGACGCCAGGCTCTGGAACTCCTGAGCCAACGCCTGAAGCATCAACAATTATACCGCTGACGACACCAGGTTCTGCAACTCCTAAGCCAACGCCAGAACCATCAACGAACATTCCCTTGACTACGCCAGGCTCCACAACTCCTGAACCAACGCCCGAACCATCAACAAATATCCCGTTGACTACACCAGGCTCCACAACTCCTGAGCCAACGCCTGAGTCATCAACGATCATCCCGCAGACGACACCAGGTTCTGCAACTTCTGAAGTGACGCCCGAACCTACAACAAACATTCCCCTTACTACACCAG GTATGACGTCATCCTCAACTGGTGCAGAGTTAACACCTGAGCCAACAACAAACATTCCGCTAACAACGTCTGGCCCAGGCTCGACTGCAACAACTCCTGAGGCAACGCCTGAGGCCACAACGAAAATCCCGCTGACGACACCAGGCACTGGAGCAGCCTCAACCACCAACTTGCCGCAAACAACGCCCGATGAAGGCCCATTTCCGACAACTCCTGCACCAACTGCCGAGCCAACGACGGCCATCCCGTTGACCACGCCGGGCGCAGTCACGCCAACTACACCGTCCGTGCCGGTACcgaccacaacaacaactccCGAGCCACGGACGGACCTCCCGCTGACTACGACGCCGGGTCTTGAACCGTCCTCAACGACGACCgatgccgccaccaccacgaccaccgACAGTGTGGACGGGACGGATACGACCGACCGATCCGACGCTACCGACGGCCCAACGAACACAttgcccaccaccaccaccacgtccGGCGCGTTCCAGTGCCCGAACGAGGGCCGCTTTCCGAGCCCGGACGCCACCGGCTGCGAATCGTACGTGCTGTGCGTGCGCAACAGCCTCGGCACGCTGACGCCGCTCCAGTTCACCTGCCCGCCGACCACGATCTTTTCGCCGTCCCGCGCCATGTGCGTGTCGGCGGCCCTGCACGCGTGCGGGCAGGAGACGACCAGCGTCGCGCCACCGGCCACGACGACCTCGACCGTACCGCCGCCGCCCCCACCGACGCCCACCCCGTTCCAGTGTCCGGACGTGGGCCGCTTCCCGAATCCCGACTCGCTCTACTGCAAATCCTACTACCTCTGCCTGTACAGCCTGGCCGACGGCAACACGAATCTGATCAGTGTGGAGCTGAGCTGCCCCACTGGCGCCATCTTTGCCACGGACGCGAGCCGCTGCGTCAAGGCGGAGGGCTACCGGTGCGGGGTGGGCGGCGGCGCTACCACTGCCGGTCCGGAGACGACCACGacggcggcgacgacgacgacgacgacgaccaccacTACGACCCCTGCGCCTACTACGACCACGCTCGGGCTGGAGGGTGCGTGCCGGACGGCCGGCAAGTTCCCGACCGGGGTCGACTGCCGCTCGTACCAGTTCTGCGTCCAGCTGCCGTCCGGCGACCTGGTCGAGTTTATCTTCCAGTGCCCGGGCACCACGCAGTACGACGAGCAGAAGCGGGCGTGCTCGGACCGCTACGTGTGCACCCGCGGCCTGATGTGA